The following nucleotide sequence is from Solanum dulcamara chromosome 7, daSolDulc1.2, whole genome shotgun sequence.
caagtttttttttcctttttagttggTGTAGCATCAGCATGTGGCATGTGATTTGCGGTAAAGTGAGTAGGAAAACGTCCTTCACAATTGCAGCACTTCGGGAAAAAGCTATACTGTTTTTTATGATAGGGATTACAAAAAATTTATATTGCTAAaagttaattatattatttttaaaaaaaattataaattttttttaaatttggtggaattcAGATACATCTCAAATAGTAGGATACATCGTGTCTCGATTTCAAATACATGCCTCAACGTTCAAATACATCGCATTTAGATTTCGAATACATCAATCAACGTCCCGATACTTTTTGTATGTCCCAATACATCACGTAAAATATATATCCGATCTAGAATAAAAAAGAGTagagatttttataatttttttaaatgatagaaaattttaaaaaatatgctaaaataagttgtgcatttaaataattttccttTTGGGTAACCTTTAAATTCAAGACAGCTTGAGCACACTTTGATTAATTGTATAGGACGATTGTTACCTAACCATCAACataaatacggaggaagaaattATTTAGTTTTTCTTTACCTTTGGAACAAAATTAAACTGAAGATTTCATGCTAAATATAACTGAATCAGAAATAGCAACCAGCAACAATGACAGAGTCATAAAATAGTGATTGTATGCTAATAATGGCAGTTTTTGACTATTTGAAGCTAGTGCTTCACCTCCGGAATTGATCATATTAGGAATGTGCCTCTACTAATTTGGCACAATTCGGTCTACCTAATGAGGAATTCCAAACTACATATTTGTACCAAATGATTTAGCTTCATCGAAATTCGGTTTCAACTCTTCGAAAACAAatatagtaattttttattCTGTTTTCAGGAAGAAAGAATCAACAAGCtctcaaaaatgaaaatcaaaACTCAAATGTAGCGAGGAAGACCGTATACATAGAATAATATAGAGGAAGAGTATACAATAAACATACTCGTATACAGAAGATATAACATGAGATGATATCCCCAATTCACATACCAGAAGATAAAGCAAGAGATGGTCCCAATTTTAGATTCAACTTTGTACAACGAGAAATGACTCACGGCGGcttaacaaaaaaaagaaaaaagctaGTAGCACTTATGCACATCCATTACCCAGCCAACCAAGAAAAGTAAGACACCGGAAGAAATTGTCCCCTGTAGAACCTAAAGGAGAACAAATCTGGCAGAGAAAAAGCCAAATATGCATAAAACAAGTAGTACAGTTGTCTTCTAGCACCAAAATTCTGACACCTCATCCTTATCGAGATGAACGTTAGTTGCGCCAACCATATCTGACCTAATCCCTTATCACCGGAATAATATTACATCTTGCGCTTACCGGATTTAGGTCGACGGTTAGATTTATCATTCTTTCCAAAAGCGCTACAGAATCCACATGCAGATACTTTAGGAGACGGCGGTTCAATTGCCGGCGAAACCTTACCGGTACGGAAACCACGATTAGATCGGCTCCTGTCCATGGATCCAGCCGTTTTTGATGAAGCCTTATCAGGCACTGACACTTCCAATTTAGGCTTTTCTCCTTTGATAACTTCTTCTTCTCTGTCAGTTTCTCCTCTTGGATTGCCGAGCTGAATCAATTCACCTGATGCTGTCAATAATTTGTCATCCCATACTAGTCCTGATGAGCCCTGTCTCCGGAAGGACGTCGTAGATCTCTGTAATCCAGCCATCAAATACGgagaatgataaaaaaaattgaacagcCACCACAATTGGTTCTTGTTTTATAGTGGGCAGTGTATATCTTTCTTGGGATGAGGAGTGTGAAGACAGGTATGGAGGCCCTGGCGATTGTGGTTAGACTTTTCCACACATGTTTGTGTACCATGCCGTATTTATAGCATGGACGAGATAGGAATAGGACCAATCTTATAAAAGTAGTAAAGGCTTGGGTAATTTAGATTTTTCACTCTAGTTTCGTTTATGgaataaaataagataagataagatgGGGATAAATTTAGGCATTCAACCACAAATGAAATAtaactttaaattattaaatttgatcttgttttatttgaaattttttatttttcaaataggGTAAATTAGTCTAAAGTCACTAGTATGTTGATACTTGTTGTTAGTAAACTAGTCTAAGAATTATAATGTTAAATtgtaatttcaaaataatttaattagcGAATTAAACGATTCTACAAATTTAAATACAAAGATTagtataaaaaaagttttaCTTTATCAATTTACGTATACAATTTGTAGACTTATGATAGGTGACTTTATTATTTGCAATATCACATATTTACTTTTAACTATAATGGAAAGTTATTTGTAGATATTTTTGGGTGATTCGATAATgtacttttttttatagataGTATCTATAACTTAAATTCATGTCCACTCAACTTTTTTTAATAACAATCCTCATTCGTaacaatattttcttataatagTTAAGTTGTCTTGAATTGTTTTTTAATAAACAATAATGTTATAGAGATATTTGATTTATATGGATTCAGtgtgtttttatttattataatacaaCGCAACATTGCATACGATAGATTTTTGTGATAAAAATAGTtacttactttattttattttttttgttaaaaaatctatatttaccataatataattttttaagtgATTTGTGAAGTGGAGATTATTTATCCATGTTTAAAAATTGTAACTTTATTATTAGCTGACGGGTCGGTTAAAGGTAGTCGGGCGTTTGGCAACTCCCGCCCGCTTACATAAATCTGTTAGATGTAATTTTTCATTAAGCATTATTTCTTTTACCTAATTAATGATACAATATATTTTAGTAAAACCTTTATAAATGCATATATTTAGGATCaggaaaaaaaatttatttatcgagattattagtttatcgataaatacataaaatattttttactttagagagtattttgcagtatgtgccataagaaaaaaaatattttaattaaaaattttaaaagtttaaatctaaaaaactaaaaagtgtagtctttgcacatttattatttaaatctaaaaaagctaaatgaatttagtgaagtttaatgtttctaattgtattcatgtatatagaatatgaatagattttatgttaactataaaagaaaaaaactagatgtttaaaaatcataatccaaATATAATATCTTCTCATCATTTGAAAGGCGTACAAAAAGTTAAGATGAGATTCATTTTGGTTttggtggaaagaaaaaacaatcaactatagaactatattttaaaatgaaatagtTATTGATCTAATAATATTgacagattatatatatatatatatatatatatatatatatatatatatatataaattcttgattttttgtagtaattattactttatattttttctgggcctctaatactttatttttaattattatctaatgcatttagcaagaatattactttaatataactggCCCAATTcagaattgaaaaaaaataattattttaaaaaaatattattttctcaaaTATTACTTTATCGAGTTTTTAATAATTAGGCATGTGTTAGATCAATTTTTTTGACATTAGATTATGAATTCAAGCTCTGTTTAATACTTCATGAGttcacatattttatttatgactCTCTGGTTTCCTTTGACCGTAACTCTGTGACTATTTGATATcaataaattaatgaaaataaaagtctGTGACTATAGGAATCTGAAAAATAATATACTTCTGTGCTTCTGCCAAATTGTATGTTTCTTCCTTTGTTTaatgattttttcttttgtccttttttttcttccttttttttccttctaggCCTAAATGATTtatcaaattgaaatttgtaAAATACGGCTATGTGTggataaaatagtaaattttatACCTTCGATTGTTTCCATTGTCGACATGGTTGATGTTTTCTATTCGTTATACATTGTGGCTAATAAATTGTATTTTAGCTCTTAAATTTATGAATGTTAACATAAGTAAAATCAGTCAGTGCTGAAATGTACTCAAGTAATTAATTTCAACCTTTCCAATTATGTTCTGGACATAATTTATTTGAACAGAGCGTCtacgaaaaataatttttcaacttTCATAACATAGCAATAAAATTGTGTACACAATCCTCCCTTACCTCCATAGAGCATATTTGTAGAGGAAGTACATtattaatgttgttgttgattatatTCTAGAGTCATTACTGATAATATCTAATATTTAGCATATATTTTTGAACAATAGAATATTTTATATACACAATTACCATCCTAGAGGTAGTTGCTGCATCGCTACTATTGTTAATGATTACAAATAAGTGGTCGAAGCATCAGACTAACTTATAAAAATTTCACATAATTAATCAACTAAACtataaaaattgattaaaataataatgtaaataatatttgtataaggAAGTCAACACAGgcttaattataattaaaacagaATAAGACCATAGGGTTTGGTAAAGTGGCTAGGTAAGGCTCAACATATTAATTGTCCGTCTATCCAATTTATGGGTTCTTTGCTACTTTCACCATTTATTAGtgtaattgaaataaaattcttagaATCCAACCATATTAATTTCAATGTCATTTATTTATCCTTCATGCACAACAAACGACATGTGATATTCTACTGCAACCTAACTAAGTAATTTACTCCGTTGATAGTCATGTGGTAATTGCGATAGATAATTATCAAGCTCtcgaagaaaatatttttaaataatttttatttggatttttttatttataattatataagaTACTAAAGAAGAATTTTCAATTAGAATAAGTTTTACTAGTCAGAAAAAACAAACTCCTCACGCTTTAGCTAGAATGGTTATTTTTATGTTCGGTTCGATGGAATGAGAGTTTGTCCACCATTTTCTATGTATGAtgtacttatttttaatttaagtaATAGTAATTGAGAAGacacattttaaattattttttttaaaaaaaaaatgcaatttATTGCACATTATTCCTTATTAATCTCGAAAATAGTGATTGTCTCGTTCATTTTtactaatttattattttaaaaatatttttttatttttacttatcatttttaacatatcaagaaaaaatatttttttttctatttaccCTCAACATTAATTACAACTTATTCCCCAACTCATTTCTCAAGATTTAAGATTATACATCAATTAatgaatattatgataaatacTTATATTAATCATTATATTTTAAGTAGCATGCCAAGTCCAAAGTGGATAAGTTAAAGTGAATGGGGGTATCTTTGCTACATAGTTCAAAATAAGTgatttattcaaaatttaatagaattgatgaaactttttttctttctcatatttaccattcatgagatttttaacTATTTGTTTTTTCTAGGAAACTATttgaaaataatcaaaagcGTAATAGTAAATAATTGTCTTTAACTCATgtccttaaatattttataaaatgtgTCATTCTGAAGATgtattttttgataatattaattaagtagtaaacttggccaaatttaatttcaattttaccGGATAATAGTTCCATCTTTTGGACCTTTTATTCTTTCCCATTATTCACAGGTCCACACcactaaataaataataataaaaaaaaaaattaagaggtGGCCAACAGCGTTTGTTGGGAGGAGTATTCAAGTGCATGTGGACTTTTCAATTAATCAAAAGTCACTAAAGCCATGGCCAATTGGGCCTCGTCACCATCAACGTTACGTAGAAATTTGCGTGTTCCTTTCAAACATGGCAACTTAATTTATTTCCTCTTTCTCATGTTTATTTATGTCAAGTATAGAAGAAGTCAATAAGTGAAATATTCAGCTCAATTATTACTTTCTTcgtctcaaaatatttattatgttatgtaATCCTCTCAATTAAAATATTGTTTCATAcatttcaagaaatatttgtCACATTTCGTTTCATATGCAAAGTATTTGGAAATAGAGAAATTAATAAGCTAATCATGTTTTGTTTTTCTCATTTGTTAATTGATTTATGATTAGCCTTTTGAATTCGGCGAGAGTTTCAAAGTCTATAGACACACTCAAAGCACCCCACGCCACGCATCCATGTCAAAGCATTATAATCATCTCATCATTAATTAGCATTCATTATCTAATAGCCATTTGTTGTGCAGATTGAAGTTGCTTTTTTGCCTTTTTTAATTGATGGCCAAAATTGTTGCGTTTCCCCATCAAGTGCCTAGTAAAAGCCAAACCTCTCAAAGATACCACCATGCACGGCTAGGAAGTAGCAACGGtttaaaattgaattgaaatcgataaattaaatcaaaaaaaaattattgatttattggtAATAAGTTATTGGTTTAGTGATTTCGATaatgattttaattattttttattattgagttattGGTTTTTaacgatttttttttttaatggattAACCGATAATCCGATAgtaacttaataatttatatttattaacaTTCGGTATATAAGGTCATTCACTTGGGGTttagttttcatattttttatttcttgctGTCTCAAACTCTTGattattatacaatattttaCATTTACTTTTGAGCAAGACGCAATTTATCAACTCATGTGCATGGTTCATTTGGTTTGTCACCTTATTTCTACGtgattttcaatgattttcttGGATATCAAATCTTAATGATTAAACCGATAATGATCATAATAACCGATAAGTCAATATCTTAATGGTTTTATAACGAATTTGACACGTTTATAAATCGAAAATCGATAAGTCAAAccaataaatttcaaaatcGAATCAAACCGACTAATACGCAGCCCTGCACGTCAAATTGAAATAAGGCCACCTTTTGATTGCGGCCAAGGCAAGAATGCCACGAATGGTGCCCTAGTAGCAACCGTTTTGAATTGAAATACTAAAAATGATAATGGACGATTGGTATGTGCTTACTATATGTTGACAAGTTATTTCCTATTAAAAttagtaatatattttttaaagctatttataaaaaaaaaattatataaggagAATAACGAACAATGGAAATGGAATAAACATGGAGTTAGGAGTTCAACTTTGAGAAGGGTGTTTTGagaattagaaaaaataatgttaGAAATCgaatagtaaaatattttatcaagccaaAGTTTTTGTAAACTGAAAAATCATAAGATGTGGGTTACCAACTTATGTTACTTAACTTATATATCCATCCGTCTTAAAATAATTGtcatatttcattttttgagaatcaatttgattgatttTTAGAATTAAATCGAAttagattaatttaatattttaaaaataaagttatgtattcaaaaactacacaaaaaataatataagttatatttttttcatatcaatataataaaaaataaatcttaaaattttaattaaaatttatgtaattgtCTTTCGGAAAAAGGAAATTTGACAATTAATTTGGGAGGAAGTAAGCAATTTGCATATTTACCAAATATCGATATAAATTATAAGTGCTTATAAATTAATTTGCCTAGCTTAGCCAAACATCCTTTATGTCAGTGGGATGCAATCAACTTTTATCATTTATCCTATAAACATTATTTCCCTGTCAACTTGCTAGAAAACCCAAATTCTATTTCCTTTATAACAGGGCCATTAAGTTTTAGGTCTTTCCCTTTATCATTATTTGCCTTTCATCATCTATTTCCTTTTAAACCAATTCTAATGACTGTCAGTTAAACACATTCTATACCTAAACAGTAATTCTAGTGAGAGAAAAAACTACTAATACAATCCCGGATATAGTGCTTTCTGTAGCAATAACGTTCACTGATCACTTTTGAAACTCGGGGACATTAGTTAGATGCTCAAACAGCATGAATAATAACGGAGAGTGGGCGGGCTATTCCTTAATGGGCCTTTGGGTTAAGGCCTGGTTCGCTTTGAATTTGTTAAGGCTCAATGAACATGGGTCATTCGAAAAAGAACTAGgcttgtttctttttctttagccttttattttattttttaaagataaagCATTACAAATACAATCAACTAGTGGAAAGatatatgtcttttaaatattaaatattgtaatttataatgtTTTTTCATGGTTCTcaagtatataacttttatttcgAATAACTTGAAATATTTATGTCCAAATTCAgcatcaaaattaaattatttaactcaCGAAATTTGAAGATAGCCACATGAATTAGGAGGAAGGGGGTATGTTTTTGGAACTTGGACGAGAGAAGAATTTGGAGCTCATTCATTCAGCAAGAAACTGGAAGATGCAAGACAAGGATGTAACAACAGTCCTTTAATGGGGAAATTCTGCAATTTCATCCCTTTTATTGTACCACACCCTTCAATCCAATGCCATTCCCATTTAGAACCATTTTCTGCACATTCTCTCCATTCCACCATGCCTGATCCAAGATCTCTGTACAAGCACATTGCCCCAGGAATACACACACATCTTGTATTAATATTACCCCATCTCCCTTTACCTCCAAACAATCTTGCCCACAACTCTTGTGGCACCTTCTCAATCATTCTCCAATTATTTGATTCATCAAGCTCCCATATACATGCCCCTGCATCGCTAGTTCCACCAACAAGACTTAATTTCCCATTTCTCGATACCAATCCAGCAAAATTAAGCCTGTCAGCCATCGGCACCCTTAATTCTCTCCAATTTTTGTTCCCAATCTCGAATCCCATTACGGTATAAGCCCGGGCTGAGGTGATCCAA
It contains:
- the LOC129894439 gene encoding MAPK kinase substrate protein At1g80180, translated to MAGLQRSTTSFRRQGSSGLVWDDKLLTASGELIQLGNPRGETDREEEVIKGEKPKLEVSVPDKASSKTAGSMDRSRSNRGFRTGKVSPAIEPPSPKVSACGFCSAFGKNDKSNRRPKSGKRKM